A genome region from Pseudomonas pergaminensis includes the following:
- a CDS encoding tetratricopeptide repeat protein, with product MIDLWPHWFRPWWLLLLPLLGWLLWHLWHRQKRAGRWQMILPPAFHADLLSGGSGRESKTPWVVLGIAWLLAVLALLGPSWQRVEQSSQKPSDPLVVLLELTPEMLATDSPPNRLEQARRKLYDLLQARTDAQTAIVVYAGSAHTLVPLSDDLATSRNLLEALRPSIMPEAGHRADLAVEKALGLLKQGGLGQGRLLLIGSSLSKQERQGIRLLLQSGQAPSLSILGIGSREGTPVTQESGEFLKDEQGAILVPRLDSPTLKAFASEMGGRYRAARLDDKDLRQLGVLDPPQTLRNDGQLLHLDTWADQGYWLLLPLLLLAACAGRRGWLFCLPLLLLTAPQPSYAFGLQDLWLRPDQQGQYLLKKKRPAEAAEHFEDPQWQGVALYEAGNYAEAIKRFAEGNDAYSHYNRGNALAKSGELEAAIDAYEQALEAQPDLQPALKNKALVETLMQEQAEPEPTKPAKNEDDETTQPGQTAQPGATGQNATGGEQSSQGQGEAGTGDTQTGNTPQTAGNEVPGSELGDEQTTTPPLRPNDASLDGEHRQALEQWLREIPDNPGELLRRKFWYEQQQHQDKTR from the coding sequence ATGATCGACCTGTGGCCGCACTGGTTCCGTCCCTGGTGGCTGTTGCTGCTGCCGTTGCTCGGCTGGTTGCTGTGGCACCTGTGGCACCGGCAAAAGCGTGCCGGGCGCTGGCAGATGATCCTGCCGCCGGCCTTCCACGCCGACCTGCTCAGCGGTGGCAGCGGGCGTGAGAGCAAAACGCCGTGGGTGGTGCTCGGCATTGCCTGGCTACTGGCAGTGCTGGCGTTGCTCGGCCCCAGTTGGCAGCGCGTTGAGCAGTCCAGTCAGAAGCCATCCGACCCGTTGGTAGTGCTGCTGGAACTGACCCCGGAAATGCTCGCCACCGACAGCCCGCCCAATCGCCTGGAGCAGGCACGCCGCAAGCTGTATGACCTGTTGCAGGCGCGCACCGACGCGCAAACCGCCATCGTCGTGTATGCCGGCAGTGCCCACACCCTGGTGCCGCTGTCGGACGACCTGGCCACCAGCCGCAACCTGCTGGAAGCCTTGCGCCCATCGATCATGCCCGAGGCTGGCCACCGTGCCGACCTGGCTGTCGAGAAAGCCCTTGGCCTGCTCAAGCAAGGCGGGCTCGGCCAGGGGCGCCTGTTGCTGATCGGTTCCTCGCTGTCCAAACAGGAACGCCAGGGCATCCGCCTGCTGCTGCAAAGCGGCCAGGCGCCGAGCTTGTCGATCCTTGGCATCGGCAGCCGTGAGGGCACGCCGGTGACCCAGGAAAGCGGCGAGTTCCTCAAGGACGAACAAGGCGCGATCCTGGTGCCACGCCTGGACAGCCCGACCCTCAAGGCCTTCGCCAGCGAAATGGGCGGCCGCTACCGCGCTGCGCGCCTGGACGACAAAGACCTGCGCCAGCTCGGCGTGCTGGACCCACCGCAAACCTTGCGCAACGACGGCCAATTGCTGCACCTCGACACCTGGGCCGACCAGGGTTACTGGCTGCTCCTGCCGCTGTTGCTGCTGGCCGCTTGCGCTGGCCGGCGCGGCTGGTTGTTCTGCCTGCCGCTGTTGCTGTTGACTGCACCGCAACCCAGCTACGCCTTCGGCCTGCAGGACCTGTGGCTGCGTCCGGATCAGCAAGGCCAATATCTGTTGAAGAAAAAACGTCCCGCCGAAGCCGCCGAACACTTTGAAGACCCGCAGTGGCAAGGCGTGGCGCTGTACGAGGCCGGCAACTATGCCGAGGCTATCAAGCGTTTCGCCGAAGGCAATGACGCCTACTCCCACTACAATCGTGGGAATGCCCTGGCCAAGTCCGGTGAATTGGAAGCGGCGATCGACGCCTACGAGCAAGCACTCGAAGCCCAGCCCGACCTGCAACCGGCGCTGAAAAACAAGGCGCTGGTGGAAACCCTGATGCAGGAACAGGCCGAGCCTGAGCCCACTAAACCGGCAAAAAACGAGGATGACGAAACCACCCAACCCGGCCAAACTGCGCAACCGGGCGCCACTGGGCAAAACGCCACGGGTGGCGAGCAGTCGTCACAAGGCCAGGGTGAAGCCGGCACTGGCGACACCCAGACGGGCAACACGCCGCAAACCGCGGGCAATGAGGTACCGGGCAGTGAGCTGGGCGACGAACAGACCACCACCCCGCCGCTGCGTCCCAATGATGCCAGCCTCGACGGTGAACACCGCCAGGCCCTGGAGCAATGGCTGCGAGAGATCCCGGACAACCCCGGCGAACTGCTGCGCCGCAAATTCTGGTACGAACAGCAACAACATCAGGACAAGACTCGATGA
- a CDS encoding exonuclease SbcCD subunit D C-terminal domain-containing protein, with the protein MRLFHTSDWHLGQNLHGQERDFEHACFLKWLLVQLKDHQPDALLIAGDIFDTVNPPLKAQERLYDFIISAHEQNPKLTIVMIAGNHDSGSRIELPAPLMRRLRTHALGRVLWLDDGQLDAERLLIPLPDAKGKVAAWCLALPFLRPAEVTGAHLGDDYLHGIGQVHEGLIAAANAKRKKGQALIAISHAHMAGGSVSEDSERSLIIGNAEALPAKLFDRSVAYVALGHLHKPQKVNGEERIRYSGSPIPLSFSEIGYKHQVLDVTFQGQCLVSVEPILIPRSVDLQRLEAAPLADILTALADLPDVDLLAETQRHPWLEVRVRLDEPQPDLRQQIETALQGKAVRLVRIAAEYAGKRGSDDTDDERLIELDQLTPQELFSRAWQDSYGSEVDEQTLKDFAVLLQEVQQEAEQP; encoded by the coding sequence TTGCGTCTGTTTCATACCTCCGACTGGCACCTGGGCCAAAACCTTCATGGCCAGGAACGCGACTTCGAACACGCCTGTTTCCTCAAATGGCTGTTGGTCCAATTAAAGGACCATCAGCCGGATGCGCTGCTCATCGCCGGCGATATCTTCGACACGGTCAACCCGCCGCTCAAGGCGCAGGAACGGCTGTATGACTTCATCATCAGCGCCCATGAACAAAACCCGAAACTGACCATCGTGATGATCGCCGGCAACCACGATTCCGGCTCGCGGATCGAACTGCCCGCGCCGTTGATGCGTCGCCTGCGTACCCACGCGCTCGGCCGCGTGCTGTGGCTGGATGACGGCCAGCTGGACGCCGAACGCCTGCTGATCCCGCTGCCGGATGCCAAGGGCAAGGTCGCCGCCTGGTGCCTGGCCCTGCCCTTCCTGCGCCCGGCGGAAGTCACGGGGGCACACCTGGGTGACGATTACCTGCACGGTATCGGCCAGGTGCATGAAGGGCTGATCGCCGCCGCCAACGCCAAGCGCAAAAAAGGCCAGGCGCTGATCGCCATCAGCCACGCGCACATGGCCGGGGGCTCGGTGTCGGAAGACTCCGAGCGCAGCCTGATCATCGGCAATGCCGAGGCGTTACCGGCCAAACTGTTCGACAGAAGTGTCGCCTATGTTGCCCTCGGCCATTTGCACAAGCCGCAAAAGGTCAATGGCGAAGAGCGCATTCGCTACAGCGGCTCGCCGATTCCACTGTCGTTTTCCGAAATCGGCTACAAACACCAGGTTCTCGACGTGACGTTCCAGGGCCAATGCCTGGTAAGTGTCGAACCGATCCTGATCCCCCGCTCGGTCGACCTGCAACGCCTGGAAGCCGCCCCACTGGCGGACATCCTCACGGCGCTGGCCGACTTGCCAGACGTCGACCTGCTCGCCGAAACCCAGCGCCATCCCTGGCTGGAAGTGCGCGTGCGCCTCGACGAGCCGCAGCCCGACCTGCGCCAGCAGATCGAAACCGCACTGCAAGGCAAGGCCGTGCGCCTGGTGCGCATTGCCGCCGAGTACGCCGGCAAACGCGGCAGCGACGACACGGACGATGAGCGCCTGATCGAACTTGACCAGCTCACGCCCCAGGAACTGTTCAGCCGTGCCTGGCAGGACAGCTACGGCAGTGAAGTGGATGAACAGACCTTGAAGGATTTCGCCGTGCTGCTTCAGGAAGTGCAACAGGAGGCTGAACAGCCATGA
- a CDS encoding BatD family protein, with protein MSRRTTLLLLLALSAGHAQAANLTASVDRSRLNSGETVELTVESSDVTQFGKPDLAPLDAQFEVSGTRQINQLTTLGGDNHATTRWIITLLPKENGTVVIPPLQVGEYKTQPISLQVMETASQNTAAELAPVFVEANLDQTSVYVQAQALLTVRVYHSVSLYDDSSLTPLQIADARVEQLGESRTYEKVINSIRHGVIETRYAIYPQHSGTLAIPAQTFSATLVESRPAQENTLQGTKPGKLIHVSSAELPLVVKPKPALYPADTPWLPARSLTLSENWNPEPEHVQVGDSLTRSLTVKAEGLSSAQLPALPSTDISGLRRYPDQPVLGNQTNDRGLIGSREDREALVPNRAGALELPAVDVVWWNTHEDHLERSSLPARTLQVAINPSLAVDTPATPTVITAPDDERLWLWQLSTLILACTTLLGFGLWWRARRQPAVQRAAQTGPSPRTLLDDLKRATQANDPQATRQALDAWARQQPETLADMAARFVPLSDALDGLNGALYSESGHFWLGEDLWRAVKAIPVAEREQDPATDTTSLPPLYPK; from the coding sequence ATGAGCCGCCGCACCACCCTACTGCTCCTGCTCGCCTTGTCGGCAGGCCACGCCCAGGCGGCGAACCTGACCGCCAGCGTCGACCGCAGCCGCCTCAACTCCGGGGAAACGGTGGAACTGACGGTGGAATCCAGCGATGTCACCCAGTTCGGCAAGCCGGACCTTGCGCCCCTGGATGCGCAGTTCGAAGTCAGCGGCACCCGCCAGATCAACCAGCTCACCACGTTAGGTGGCGATAACCACGCCACCACACGCTGGATCATCACCCTGCTGCCCAAGGAAAACGGCACGGTGGTCATCCCACCCCTGCAGGTGGGCGAGTACAAGACCCAGCCGATCAGCCTGCAAGTCATGGAGACCGCCAGCCAGAACACCGCCGCCGAGCTGGCGCCGGTGTTTGTCGAGGCCAACCTCGACCAGACCAGCGTCTACGTGCAGGCCCAGGCACTGTTGACGGTGCGCGTGTACCACTCGGTGTCGCTGTATGACGACAGCAGCCTCACGCCTTTGCAGATTGCCGATGCACGCGTGGAGCAGTTGGGCGAGTCGCGCACCTACGAGAAGGTGATCAACAGCATCCGCCATGGCGTGATCGAAACCCGCTACGCGATTTACCCGCAGCACAGCGGCACCCTGGCGATCCCGGCACAGACCTTCAGCGCGACGCTGGTGGAGTCGCGCCCGGCCCAGGAAAACACCCTGCAGGGCACCAAGCCCGGCAAGCTGATCCACGTCAGCTCTGCGGAGTTGCCCCTGGTGGTCAAACCCAAACCCGCGCTGTACCCGGCGGATACGCCCTGGTTGCCGGCGCGCAGCCTGACCCTGAGCGAAAACTGGAACCCGGAGCCTGAGCACGTGCAGGTCGGCGATTCGCTGACCCGCAGCCTCACGGTCAAGGCCGAGGGCCTGTCCAGCGCGCAACTGCCGGCCCTGCCCAGCACCGACATCAGCGGCTTGCGCCGCTACCCGGACCAACCGGTGCTCGGCAACCAGACCAATGACCGCGGCCTGATCGGCAGCCGTGAAGACCGCGAAGCCCTGGTGCCCAACCGCGCCGGCGCCCTGGAGCTGCCTGCCGTGGACGTGGTGTGGTGGAACACCCACGAAGACCACCTTGAGCGCAGCAGCTTGCCGGCCCGCACTCTGCAGGTTGCCATCAACCCGAGCCTGGCCGTGGATACCCCCGCCACGCCAACGGTGATCACCGCGCCGGATGATGAACGCCTGTGGCTGTGGCAACTGAGCACATTAATCCTCGCCTGCACCACATTGCTGGGATTTGGCCTCTGGTGGCGCGCGCGTCGCCAACCCGCTGTGCAACGCGCCGCGCAAACCGGCCCAAGCCCACGCACCCTGCTCGACGACCTCAAGCGTGCCACCCAGGCCAATGACCCGCAGGCCACCCGCCAGGCCCTCGACGCCTGGGCTCGCCAGCAGCCGGAAACGCTGGCCGATATGGCGGCGCGGTTCGTGCCGCTGTCGGATGCGCTGGATGGGTTGAATGGTGCGCTGTACAGCGAGAGTGGGCATTTCTGGCTGGGCGAAGACTTGTGGCGTGCAGTCAAGGCCATTCCGGTGGCTGAGCGTGAACAAGACCCGGCGACGGATACCACGAGTTTGCCGCCGCTCTACCCCAAGTAA
- a CDS encoding DUF58 domain-containing protein, which produces MSTGDGIRITLSELIEMRHRVREVQLFSTPSQRSPLIGLHHSKLRGRGVDFDQVRVYQAGDDVRTIDWRVTARTQEPHTKLFHEERERPIFIMVEQSCRLFFGSGQMFKSVLAAQAASLIGWAALGHNDRVGGLVFGDNEHYEIKPRRSKQSLLQLLNRLVRVNQSLSTESRPEADALGMALRRGREVLRPGSLVIVICDERALTEGAEQQLSLLSRHCDLLLLPISDPLDHALPAAGLLRFAERGAQLELDTLNFDLRQAYKAQAEARIARWELLAQKLRVLLMPLSTQSEMVEQLREYLNPQRPVKKQ; this is translated from the coding sequence ATGAGCACCGGCGACGGGATTCGCATCACGCTCAGCGAACTGATCGAGATGCGCCATCGCGTGCGCGAAGTGCAGCTGTTTTCCACGCCGAGCCAGCGCAGCCCGCTGATCGGCCTGCACCACTCCAAGCTGCGCGGGCGCGGGGTCGACTTCGACCAAGTGCGCGTGTACCAGGCTGGCGATGACGTGCGCACCATCGACTGGCGCGTGACGGCGCGCACCCAGGAACCGCATACCAAGCTGTTCCATGAAGAACGCGAGCGCCCGATTTTCATCATGGTGGAGCAAAGCTGCCGGCTGTTTTTCGGCTCCGGGCAGATGTTCAAGTCGGTGCTGGCGGCCCAGGCGGCCAGCCTGATCGGCTGGGCTGCGCTGGGGCACAACGACCGCGTCGGCGGGCTGGTGTTCGGTGACAACGAGCACTATGAAATTAAGCCGCGCCGCAGCAAGCAAAGCCTGCTGCAGTTGCTCAACCGCCTGGTGCGCGTCAACCAGAGCCTGAGCACCGAGAGCCGCCCCGAAGCCGACGCCCTCGGCATGGCCCTGCGGCGTGGCCGCGAAGTCTTGCGTCCCGGCAGCCTGGTGATCGTGATCTGCGATGAACGCGCACTGACCGAAGGTGCCGAGCAACAGCTGAGCCTGCTGTCGCGGCATTGCGACCTGCTGCTGTTGCCGATCTCCGACCCACTGGACCACGCCCTGCCCGCGGCCGGGTTGCTGCGCTTCGCAGAGCGCGGCGCACAGCTGGAACTGGACACGCTCAACTTCGATTTGCGCCAGGCCTACAAGGCCCAGGCCGAAGCGCGCATTGCCCGTTGGGAGCTGCTCGCGCAGAAACTGCGCGTACTGTTGATGCCCTTGAGCACCCAGAGCGAAATGGTCGAGCAACTGCGCGAATACCTCAACCCGCAACGCCCGGTTAAAAAACAATGA
- a CDS encoding AAA family ATPase, giving the protein MEHREALLALRTFLSTQILGQEKLIDRLLIALLADGHMLVEGAPGLAKTKAIKELAEGIEAQFHRIQFTPDLLPADITGTEIYRPETGSFVFQQGPIFHNLVLADEINRAPAKVQSALLEAMAERQVSVGRSTYDLSPLFLVMATQNPIEQEGTYPLPEAQLDRFLMHVKIGFPDAAVERRILQQARGEALNGETKPERRVSQQAIFAARKEILGLYMADAVEEYLVQLVMATRTPAKFDPEMAEWIAYGASPRGSIALDRCARAHAWLAGRDFVSPEDIQAVLFDVLRHRIILSFEAEAAGIDQDRVVQRILDVVAVA; this is encoded by the coding sequence ATGGAACATCGTGAAGCGCTGCTTGCGCTGCGAACCTTTCTTTCTACGCAGATTCTCGGCCAGGAAAAACTCATTGATCGCCTGCTGATCGCGCTGCTCGCCGACGGCCATATGCTGGTAGAAGGCGCACCGGGCCTGGCCAAGACCAAGGCCATCAAAGAGCTGGCCGAAGGCATTGAAGCGCAGTTCCATCGTATCCAGTTCACCCCTGACCTGTTGCCCGCCGACATCACCGGTACCGAGATCTATCGCCCGGAAACCGGCAGCTTTGTGTTCCAACAAGGGCCGATCTTCCACAACCTGGTGCTGGCGGACGAAATCAACCGCGCGCCGGCCAAGGTGCAATCGGCGTTGCTGGAGGCCATGGCCGAGCGCCAGGTCAGCGTCGGGCGTAGCACCTACGACCTGTCGCCACTGTTCCTGGTGATGGCCACGCAAAACCCCATCGAGCAGGAAGGCACCTACCCGCTGCCAGAAGCCCAGCTCGACCGTTTCCTGATGCACGTCAAGATCGGCTTCCCCGACGCCGCCGTCGAGCGACGTATCCTGCAACAAGCCCGTGGCGAAGCGCTCAACGGCGAAACCAAACCGGAACGCCGCGTCAGCCAGCAGGCGATCTTCGCCGCGCGCAAGGAAATCCTCGGCCTGTACATGGCAGACGCCGTGGAGGAATACCTGGTGCAGCTGGTGATGGCTACGCGCACCCCGGCCAAGTTCGACCCGGAGATGGCCGAGTGGATCGCCTACGGCGCCAGCCCACGCGGCTCTATCGCCCTCGACCGCTGCGCGCGGGCGCATGCCTGGCTGGCCGGTCGCGACTTCGTCAGCCCGGAAGACATCCAGGCGGTGCTGTTCGACGTGCTGCGCCACCGCATCATCCTGTCGTTCGAGGCCGAAGCCGCCGGCATTGACCAGGACCGTGTGGTGCAACGCATTCTTGACGTCGTTGCCGTCGCTTGA
- a CDS encoding vWA domain-containing protein, with the protein MFEFAWPWIFALLPLPWLMRLVLPAADSGEPALKVSYLSDLEGLARRRARVNLPGWRQQAPFVVLWLLLLTAAARPEWLGEPLPIAASGRDLLVAVDVSGSMDFPDMNWQDEDVSRLSLVKHLLGDFLEGREGDRVGLILFGSQAYLQAPLTFDRRTVRTWLDEARIGIAGKNTAIGDAIGLALKRLRQRPAQSRVLILVTDGANNAGQIDPLTAARLAAEEGVKIYPIGIGADPEQTGSLGILGVNPSLDLDEPALKAIAEATGGQYFRARDGEELQTIKATLDKLEPVEQQPTQARPALALYSAPLALALVLSMLLVIQERWPNNALQRLFNRLSSKGIFLQQHPEWRQRFKRLRLRRRR; encoded by the coding sequence ATGTTTGAGTTCGCCTGGCCGTGGATCTTTGCCCTGTTGCCTCTACCCTGGCTGATGCGCCTGGTGCTGCCGGCCGCCGACAGCGGCGAGCCCGCCCTGAAAGTCAGCTACCTCAGCGACCTCGAAGGCCTGGCCCGTCGCCGTGCGCGCGTCAACCTGCCGGGCTGGCGCCAGCAAGCGCCGTTCGTGGTGCTGTGGTTACTGCTGTTGACTGCCGCCGCGCGCCCGGAATGGCTCGGCGAGCCGCTGCCGATTGCCGCCAGTGGCCGCGATTTGCTGGTGGCGGTAGACGTGTCCGGTTCCATGGATTTTCCTGACATGAACTGGCAAGACGAAGACGTGAGTCGCTTGAGCCTGGTCAAACACCTGCTCGGCGATTTCCTCGAAGGTCGCGAGGGTGATCGCGTCGGCTTGATCCTGTTCGGCAGCCAGGCCTACCTGCAAGCGCCGCTGACCTTCGACCGCCGCACCGTGCGCACCTGGCTGGATGAAGCGCGCATCGGCATTGCCGGCAAGAACACCGCGATTGGCGACGCCATCGGCCTGGCCCTCAAACGCCTGCGCCAGCGTCCGGCGCAGAGCCGCGTGCTGATCCTCGTCACCGATGGCGCCAACAATGCCGGGCAGATCGACCCACTCACGGCGGCGCGCCTGGCTGCCGAAGAAGGCGTGAAGATCTACCCGATCGGCATCGGCGCCGACCCCGAGCAAACTGGCTCACTGGGCATCCTCGGCGTCAACCCGAGCCTGGACCTCGACGAGCCTGCACTCAAGGCCATCGCTGAAGCCACTGGCGGCCAATACTTCCGCGCCCGCGATGGCGAAGAACTGCAAACCATCAAGGCAACGCTCGACAAACTCGAACCCGTCGAGCAACAACCCACCCAGGCACGCCCGGCCCTGGCGCTGTACAGCGCGCCGCTGGCCCTGGCGTTGGTGCTGAGTATGCTGCTGGTGATCCAGGAGCGCTGGCCGAACAACGCCTTGCAGCGGCTGTTCAACCGGCTCTCGAGCAAAGGGATTTTCCTGCAGCAACACCCGGAATGGCGCCAGCGCTTCAAGCGCCTGCGTTTGCGGAGGCGTCGATGA
- a CDS encoding DUF4381 domain-containing protein — protein sequence MSSLDQLQPLIAPPAIGFWPPAPGWWLLLLVIPLLGWGLWWLRRFLPTRRPIARAEQPLDPLRIAALAELALMPKPYDGAPAGAWLQQLNGLLKRLCRNDYPYSQSHTLNGRKWLAFLDNRCPAAGLTRWMVLVEGAYKPECKLDDKAIAGLTQAVDTWIRKHV from the coding sequence ATGAGCAGCCTTGACCAACTGCAGCCACTGATCGCCCCGCCCGCCATCGGTTTCTGGCCGCCTGCACCGGGCTGGTGGCTGTTGCTGCTGGTGATTCCGTTGCTGGGGTGGGGCCTGTGGTGGCTGCGGCGTTTCCTGCCGACCCGTCGCCCCATCGCCCGCGCCGAACAACCGCTGGACCCGCTGCGCATCGCCGCCCTGGCGGAACTGGCGCTGATGCCCAAACCCTACGACGGCGCCCCGGCCGGTGCCTGGCTGCAGCAACTCAATGGCCTGCTCAAGCGCCTGTGCCGCAATGACTACCCCTACAGCCAGAGCCACACCCTCAACGGCCGCAAATGGCTGGCCTTCCTCGATAACCGCTGCCCCGCCGCCGGCCTCACGCGATGGATGGTGCTGGTGGAAGGCGCCTACAAGCCCGAATGCAAACTCGACGACAAGGCAATCGCCGGCCTGACCCAAGCGGTCGATACCTGGATTCGCAAACATGTTTGA
- a CDS encoding DUF6124 family protein, which produces MNKIVPSPPPTFTVHHDLSFEDALAQICDLLRCAAATAAGTTQTLSSDQRHMAGATEHLINSARALADRALDCLHA; this is translated from the coding sequence ATGAACAAAATCGTCCCCAGCCCACCGCCCACCTTCACCGTGCACCACGACCTCAGCTTCGAAGACGCCCTCGCCCAGATCTGCGACCTGCTGCGTTGCGCAGCCGCGACCGCTGCGGGCACCACCCAAACGCTAAGCAGTGATCAGCGCCATATGGCGGGCGCCACCGAGCACCTGATCAACAGTGCCAGAGCCCTGGCCGACCGAGCGCTGGACTGTCTGCACGCGTAA